From the genome of Leptospira koniambonensis:
ACTACAAATTCTCCTGAAAAAGTTCCATTGTCTCCTGAGATATTGATAGGAACACTCGGGATAGAAGTTTCTCCCTGTTCACTTGCAACCGCGATTACACCAGCACCGGAAATAGTTCTATAATCATCTTGGGAGAAGTTTCTAACAATTCCCTTAAAGTAAACAGTATCTCCCGGTCTATACACAGGGCGATCTGTATACATATAGGCTCTCGGCCCACCTTCTCCATAAAAGGAACTGGAATAAAATTCAGGATCGGAAACTGAATATTCTCCATTCTTATGAGCGAGAACTAAACCTTTTACAGGACTTCTTCCTTTATAAAAGTAAGTTCCATCGGCGCCTGTCTTCCCTGTTTGGAATGCTTGTCCATTCTCTAAATTGAAAAGAGTAAGATCCACATCTGAAACTGGCTCTCCACTATCTTTGCGGCCCACATATACGAATGTCTCTGCATCAGATTGTTTTACTAAAAAGTTTAAACCTGATTTGATCAGAATTGTATAAGCCAATTGAGATCCGGAAACACCTTCTACAAGATAAACACCATTGTCTCGGATCGGAACAGGCACCCTACGATAGGCCCAAAAAGAAGTAACAGTAGGAATGGAGAATGTAGCGACCAATTCCTGGTCTTTTAAAATAGCTGGGACAGCAAGAGGTTTATAGTCATTAGGTCTTTCATAATCAATTCCTAATGTTTTTTTAAGCTCGGACCTTGTCTTGGAATTGAATTCTTTTCTAGCAACTTTGCGGAAATCATTCCTGAATTTATCAACAGTTCTTGTAAAAAGTGCAATTGGATTCCCGAATGCTCCGTCATTATTCTCCTGGACCAATCTTTCTTTTACTTTTTTGGTCAAGAACGCTTGAGGATCTGCAATCTTATAAACTCTGAACTCGTAATTTACGGTTCCATTCCCTTCCAGATTTACATATGCATTTTCACCAGAACCAAAACTTCTGTCCGTTCCAAGATAAAATGCAGCTGAACCGAATAAATTCGGTTTCACATAAAATAATCCTAATGCAGAGATCAAAATTGCGAGAAAAGAGAATATTATCTTTTTACGATCCGATACACGAGTTCTCATTCTGAAATTCCTATTCTAAAATCCGAAATCTATAAACCCCAAGAAAATTTCGGTTATTCTTTTCTGGGGAAAATAACACACTTCTTTCCAATTCTTTTGCTCGGATCAATTTGATGCCTCGATCCGAACCTGTATGATATAAAAGCTGAGGATTTTTAACTTCTCCCTCTATCAGGATCATAGAATGGAAATTTGTTCCAACCCCACGATCCGATCTGAAAAAGAGAATATCTCCTGCTAATCCAGACTCCAACTCTTTGGAAACAAAGTAAGTATGGAACTTTTCCAAACTTTCTGCGTCTGCAAATTCTCCGAATTTGCCCTCACCGGTCCGAAATAAATTTTTACCAATATAGGGTATATCCGGGTAATTAAATTCCCGGACATCCGGTAAATTTTTATCTAATAAGATCCCAGTGCGAGTTTGCCAGTCCTGAGTATGAGCTTTTAGAGACTCCTTATATGCAAAACGGATCAATCCGCTGCAATCCCTTTCCTTCAGGTTCCAGGAGGAATTCTCTTTTAAATATTGTGACAAAGAGATCCTAACAAACCATTCCCGAAATGCCTGACGATCAGTTTCTGTTCTAAGTTCCGCAGAATCAGGAAAGCCATCCTGGTCAAAATCCCCATCTCGACTGAACAAGGAAATCTGGACAGTTCTGCCTTTCTCAGTTCGGATCGTAATATTAGTTGGGACCTTCCCCGCTTGCACACGTAAGATATCTTCTCTATCGTTTTTTTCGCTCGAGAGAAGTTTAAGCAATTCAGGATCTATGTTTTCCCAAATAAAATGATCCTTTGAGCCAAAGAGTGGATTCGAAATTTTTAAAACGGCAACTGAGTTACCGTCTGCTGGCATTCTTAATTCAGTCGGATCCAGAACGGATTCGAAATAAGAATTACATTCGAACAGAACGAATATTAAAAGATAACAAATCCGAAATTTCAAGGAAGCACCAAGCGGAGAAGGTCAGTAACCTAATGCCTTTCTGATCTTTTCCGGAATATCCTCAAACTTAGGATATTTATGTTTTTTACCATCCGGGAAAATAACATAATAAGTTCCATTCAGAACTTCCATATAATAATTTCCCTTCTTCTTTTGTCCTATAGAAGACTTGTCCATCTCCTTTACCATTGCCTGGTATCTAGAAGGAAGTTCCTGCCAAGAACCATAAACTTGGATCTCTCCCGCATGATTCACAGTGTACATTCCATTCTCATGCATGATCTTGATCCCGTTATAATCAAAAACTTCTAGAACATTTACTTTAGGTTCTTTCTTTTTGGGTTTTTCATTCGGATCAAAACTCATAGGTTCATCCGAAGGAATATTATATTGAACTACTGATTTTGAATCGTGTCTTCTGTTTCTAGTGAGGAGTATATAAAGATAGGAAAGGCCGGACAAAGCCAGTGCAGCAAAAATCAGATAATCAAAATGTCTGGCTATCCATCCCATCACTTCAATCTATACTCGATGGCCTTGCATGCAAAGGGAACTGGATCTCCTGCTTGGATCCAAAAGCTACATTTTTCGAAAGCGACGGAAGCAACACAATTATCAACATCCTTCTTCCTTTGTTTTCCAGGAACTAAAGATGTGATCTGTCTGCTTGATCCGCATTCCGCATCTTTTGCTGCGTAAGCTACCATGATCTTAGTTCCTGCTTCTCCGAAAGTATAAAAATCGTCGTCCACATTGGAACAATTCGACAAACCGAGAGTTAAGATTATAAGAAGAATTAGGCCCTTGCAGGCAGTTCTAAAACTTAAAGAGTTAAATTTCATGCTCCGGCTTCTTAGGTGGTAATAATCGTATTTTTTCATCCAAAGGAAGATCTACTTCTCCGAAAACGGTTTTGTATCTCACAGTTCCTTTCATTCTCAAATTCGGATCTTTTCCAGCGACCAGGCTCGTGACTACTAAAATTCCAAGTAATAGTTTATCCTGGTTTTCTCTCTTTTCAAAGCTTGTTTCTATCCTGAGTTGGACAACAGTTTTAGAAAAAGCAGGGACTTCTGTTTCTTCTTCCGAAATTACCCTGGCTAACTCAGCTTCTTGTCCGTCCTTGCCAGAAGCAATTACACCAAGATCAAATCTATAAATTTTAACGGAAGAATCATTCGGGTTCTCTATTTCCAGCTTAGAGGTCATTACAATCTTGGGAGAAGGTGGAAAAGGTTGTAGTTCTACCCTTTCCGTTTTGGTTTCCAAAATTTTAAACTTACAAGACTGTAGTTTTCTAACATTCTGCTTTAGATCTAATAAACAGGAGCTGAAGACTAAACCAGCTCCCAAAATTAAGATCCAAGGTCGGAACATTTTAAACGTACTGGATGGAATTCCCATCAAAGCTCCCAACCGTTGGAAATAAGGACCTTTCCTCTAGTCATATTATTTGCATATTCTTGGATCGCTTTGTCCGCTTCTTTGAGTGGAAACTTAGCAGCAATCTCAGTTTGGAATTCCTTCTTTCCTAGAAGAGAACGGATCTCTGAAGTGATCTTCCAAATTTTGAAAGGATTCTGCCCCGGCATCCAAGAAGAAAGCCAGTAACCTTCTATTTTTTTGTCCTGAAAAATACCAAGACCTGCGTGAAATGAGATCGGCTCTTCTGATAATGCACCATAAACCACACATTTGCTGCCGT
Proteins encoded in this window:
- a CDS encoding DUF1175 family protein, translating into MKFRICYLLIFVLFECNSYFESVLDPTELRMPADGNSVAVLKISNPLFGSKDHFIWENIDPELLKLLSSEKNDREDILRVQAGKVPTNITIRTEKGRTVQISLFSRDGDFDQDGFPDSAELRTETDRQAFREWFVRISLSQYLKENSSWNLKERDCSGLIRFAYKESLKAHTQDWQTRTGILLDKNLPDVREFNYPDIPYIGKNLFRTGEGKFGEFADAESLEKFHTYFVSKELESGLAGDILFFRSDRGVGTNFHSMILIEGEVKNPQLLYHTGSDRGIKLIRAKELERSVLFSPEKNNRNFLGVYRFRILE
- a CDS encoding LIC13255 family lipoprotein, whose protein sequence is MKFNSLSFRTACKGLILLIILTLGLSNCSNVDDDFYTFGEAGTKIMVAYAAKDAECGSSRQITSLVPGKQRKKDVDNCVASVAFEKCSFWIQAGDPVPFACKAIEYRLK
- a CDS encoding LEA type 2 family protein, whose translation is MGIPSSTFKMFRPWILILGAGLVFSSCLLDLKQNVRKLQSCKFKILETKTERVELQPFPPSPKIVMTSKLEIENPNDSSVKIYRFDLGVIASGKDGQEAELARVISEEETEVPAFSKTVVQLRIETSFEKRENQDKLLLGILVVTSLVAGKDPNLRMKGTVRYKTVFGEVDLPLDEKIRLLPPKKPEHEI